The DNA region CTTGCCGGCGTCGTTGAGCGTCACCGTCTTCGGCGTCGACACGGTGATCGAGAGCCCGTCGCGCCCGATGGCGGAGCTCCGGCTGGTGGAGAGATAGTCGGCACCGTCGATCTCGATCCGGTGTGCTTCAAGTGCTTGGTCCACCGTGGTGGCGGTCGTCCAGAAGGTCCGAGGAGTGCCATCGACAGTGACGGTGACCTGCCGACCGTGCTGGACGGCGATCGAGGTCCCTGCGTCCACCTCGGCATCCGGACTCGGCACGACCACGTCGTGCTGGCCGATCTCGATGTCCTCGGCCGCCAACACCTGGCCGACCGTGCCGGCCACGGTGCTGACGTCCCGGCTGGCGCCGTCCACGGTGAGCTGGATGTCCTTGCGCACGACGGCATACCCGAAGGTCGCCCCCGCGAACGTCAGCACGGCTGCGCCCGCCGCAATGGCAGGAAAGATCTTGCGCACGATGAGTCTGGGCTCCTGGATCCGCCCCACTCGGCAGACCTGCTGTGACAAATTGGCGATGAACGATCACCATTGATCACGAAAGGATAACGAACCTCGCCCACCTCGCCAAAACGAGCAGGCACCGACCCCCGAATGCGCTCGTCAGAGCCCTCAACCCTCCGAGCCAGATCCCCGCGGGCACCAACCAGATCCAACAGCACAGAGACGTGGGTCAGCTGCTGCGGTGAGCGGGCTCCCCCTGACGCCCAAGCAGTGTGTCCGGCGGCCAACCGAGCGGTGGGATCCGACAGCCAACCGCGGAGCGGCAGGTCCGGCGCCCAACCGACGAGCTGTGGGCCCTCAGGGGGCGATCGAAGGACGTGGATGGGTCTGGCGGGAGCGCCGGAGCCTGCGAAGGCGCGGATGGCTGTCCGAGACGCCCCCTGAGGACCCTCCGCGGACCGAACCACGGGACCAGCGCGGACAGATTCTCTACGGCCGCCGCGTACGTGGGCGGTCAAGAAGCCCGCTCACCGCAGCAGCTGACGCGCAATCACCAGCTTCTGGATCTGATTGGTGCCCTCGAAGATCTGGGTCACCTTTGCTTCGCGGAAGTAGCGCTCCACCGGATAGTCCTTGGTGTACCCATAACCGCCCAGCACCTGCACTGCATCGGTGGTCACCCGCATCGCGACGTCACTGGCGAGCATCTTCGCCGCCGCGGCCTCACGGGTGAACGATCGGCCGGCATCCTTCCGCCGGGCCGCGAGCAGATACATGGCCCGGGCACTGTCGACCGCCGCGGCCATGTCCGCCAACAAGAACTGCATCCCCTGGAACTCGGCTATCGCCGTGCCGAATTGCTCCCGTTCCTTGGCGTACTCGATCGCGGCATTGAGCGCGGCCTGCGCCAGTCCGGTGGCGCACGCCGCGATCCCGAGCCGGCCCGAGTCCAAGGCGTCGAGGGCGATGGCCATCCCCTGACCTTCCGCACCGATGCGACGAGCCTCGTCGACCTGCACCGCGTCGAAGTAGACGGCGGCGGTCGTGGAACCGGTCAACCCCATCTTCTTCTCGGGCGGCCCGAAGCTCAGCCCGGCAGCGGTCGCCGGGATCACGAAGCAGCTGATGCCCTTGGTCCGGTCGTCACTGGTCCGCGCGAAGGTGGTGTAGGAGTCGGCCTGCGCACCGTGGGTGATCCACGCCTTGGCCCCTCCCAAGGCATAGCCGTCGTCGGCCGGTTTCGCCCGCGTCGTGATCCCGGTGATGTCGGAGCCGGCCTGCGCCTCCGACAACGCGTATGCACCCAGCAGATCACCGGCCAGCAACGGCGCCAGCAGCTCTCGCTGTTGTTCCGGGGTGCCGAACCGCGCCAGCGCGTGGCAGCTCAAGACGTGCACCGAGACGCCGACGCCGACACTCATCCAGGCGGCCGCGATCTCCTCCAGTGCCTGCAGATAGACCTCGTACGGCTGCCCGAACCCACCCAGCTCCTCCGGGTAGGGCATGCCGAGCATGCCGATCTCGCCGAGCAGCGCGAACACCTCACGGGGGAAGCGACTGGCCGCTTCCGCTTCCGCTGCGTGCGGCGCCAGCTCGGTGGCGGCGATCTCGCGCACCAACTCCACCAGTTCCGCAGCCTCCGCCGTCGGCAGCACGCGGTCCACCTTCATGCGGTCCATCTTCACGAGACAACGACTCCCTTCTGAGCTGAGCGGTACTGAACAGGGTACGTTGGTACCGTTCTTGTATCTACCCACCGACCCACCCCGCCTTCTTGTATCTACCCACCGACCCACCCCCGATATGGAATCCACTTTCGTCACCACCGGCCGACTCACGACTCGCCAGCGGCAGCTGGTTGGCGAGCTGCTGGAACTCTTCTTGGCCGAGGGATTCGCCGACCTGACCCTCGATGACATCGCCGCCCGGCTCGGTTGCTCCAAGCGCACGCTGTATGCCCTCGCGGACAGCAAGGAACAGCTCGCCGTCCGGACGGTGCGGTATTTCTTCAAACAGGCCACCGAGCAGGTCGAGACCGCGATCGCCCGGACCCGCTCGCCGGCCGCCCGGGTCACCCGCTATCTGGAAGCGGTGGCAGCGGCTCTCCGACCGGCCGGCACCCAGTTCCTGCGCGACGTGGATCGGCAGGCGGCCACTCGCGAGGTCTACGAACAGAACACGGCAGCGGCCGCCGTACGGGTTCGTGAGTTGATCGACGAGGGGATCAGGACGGGCGCGTTCCGCCAGGTGTCGGCCGTGTTCGTCGGTGAGGTGGTGACCGCGACCATGCGGCGGATCACCTCCGGGGAACTCGGTCAGGCGACCGAGCTCGACGATGCGCAGGCGTACGCGGAGCTGGCCAAGCTCGTGGTCGCCGCGATCAGTCGCTGAACCCGCGCGACAACCAAGGCCGAGCCGATACGCTGCCCTCGTGAACGTGTTGCATCTCCGCGCTCCGCGCTCCGCGGTCCTGAGCTCCGCGAGATCTCGCTCGTTCGTCATGATTCCGTGCGGCGCTCTGCCGCATCTGCTCCCTTCGCTCGCGGGACGTGCCGCACAGAATCGCTCCTGCACTCGCGAGAGGCTCCGCCCATGACCGGTGATCTCCACGAGCTGGGCGAGCTGCTGGTCAGCGTCTCGACCGGCCTGGTACGCCGACTGCCCAGCGACGGCATGGAGCTCAGCCTCGCTGCGGCCCGCGTCCTCGCACGGATCAAGGACAATGGACCATGCCGGATCAGTGATCTCGCCATCCAGGAGCGGTCCTCACAGCCGACCATCACCAACCACGTCAAACGCCTGGAAGCCGCCGGGCTCGTCGAGCGGGCGATGGATCCCAGCGACGCCCGCGCCTGGCTGATCGAGCTCAGCCCGCTCGGCCAGCAGCGGCTCACTGAGCTTCGCCGGCAGATGGGCACCAATGTCGAGCCCATGCTGGCCAAGCTGAATGCCCGGGAACGACGGGCCTTGCGGAACGGGCTGGAGGTCATGCAGCGCCTGATCGCCCTGCGATAAGGCCGATCGCCGAGCGGATCGGCTCGTTCCTTCCGCGAGGGCACCGTGCCTTTTCGGTGGGAATGTGCCGTCTCAACTCGGTAGGCTGCCCCGGTGAGCCTGCGCCTGTACGACACCGCGACCCGCGAGGTCCGCGACTTCGAGCCATTGGTCCCAGGCGAAGTCTCCATCTACCACTGCGGTCTGACGGTCCAGTCCGCGCCACATGTCGGCCACATCCGCGCCGAGGTCGTCTACGACGTGCTGCGTCGCTGGCTGACCTGGCAGGGTCTGAAAGTCACCTCGATCGTCAATGTGACCGACATCGACGACAAGATCTTGCTCAAGTCGGCCCAGCTCGGGGTGCCGTGGTGGGCGCACGCGTACCACTTCGAGCGGGAGCTGCACCGCGCGTACGCGGCCGTCGGCTGCCTGCCGCCTACCTACGAGCCGCGGGCCACCGGGCACATCCCGGAGATGCTCGAGCTGATCGAGGTCCTGCTGGAGCGCGGTCACGCCTACGTCGCCGAGGACGGTTCGGGGGACATCTACTTCGATGTGCGCTCCTGGCCGGCATACGGATCCCTGTCCCGCCAGAAGGTCGAGGACATGGAGCCGGCCGCCGACGCCGACCCGCGCGGCAAGCGCGACCCGCGTGACTTCGCCCTGTGGAAGGGGCACAAGGAGGGCGAGCCGCGAACGGCCTCCTGGCCGACACCGTGGGGACGGGGCCGGCCCGGCTGGCATCTGGAGTGCTCCGCGATGGCCTGGAAGTACCTCGGCGACGAGTTCGACATCCACGGCGGCGGGCTGGATCTGCGCTTCCCGCACCACGAGAACGAGCTGGCCCAATCGACCGCGGCCGGGCAGCGGTTCGCGCGCTACTGGATGCACAACGCCTGGGTCACCGCGGCCGGCGAGAAGATGAGCAAGTCGCTGGGCAACGGCGCGCTGGTCAGCGAGGTCGTGCAGCGGTATCCGGCGCGCGCGGTCCGCTTCTACCTGGCGCAGCCGCACTATCGCTCAGCGGTCGAGTTCTCCGATACCTCGCTGGACGAGGCAACTGCAGCCCTGGCCCGGATCGACAGCTTCGTCGACCGCGCGGTCGAGCTGGTGGGACGTCCGGACGGGGTGATCCCGGAGGCATTCGCCGCGGCGATGGACGACGACCTGGGGACACCGGGTGCCGTCGCCGTGCTCTATCAGGCGGTGCGCGAGGGCAATACCGCGCTCGCCGCCGAGGATTCCGGGGTTGTCGAGGCGCGGCTGGCCGAGGTGCTGGGGATGCTCGGCGTGCTCGGGCTGGACGCCGCCGACCCGATCTGGCTGTCCGCCGATGCCGCCGACGAGAAGCAGCTGACTGCAGTGGTCGACGGCCTGGTCGGAGCCCTGCTCGAGCAGCGGGCTGCCGCCCGAGCACGTAAGGATTTCGCAGCCGCCGACGCATTGCGGGATTCGCTGACCTCCCTCGGCATCACCGTCACCGACACCCCGGCCGGACCGCGCTGGTCGCTGGGCTGAGTCCCAGGAACCAAGGTCGCGGGAACCAGGTCGCAGGAACCAGAGGAAACGACAAATATGGCAGGCAACAGCCAGCGCAAGGGCGCGGTACGCAAGCGCGGCAAGGGAAACACTGCCGGCTCCGGCGGCCGGGTCCGCCGCGGCTTGGAGGGCAAGGGGCCGACCCCGAAGGCCGAGGACCGGCCGTATCACGCTGCACACAAGGCGAAGCAGGCTGCGGCCCGGAAACCGGCCGGCGGCCCGGGCAATCGATCCGGGTCGGGCAGCCGGTCGAGCAGCGACCGGTCACGGACCGGTCGTCCGGGCAGCGGACCCGAGTGGGTGATCGGTCGCAATGCCGTGCTGGAGGCGCTCGAAGCCGAGATCCCGACCAAGAGCGCGTACGTCGCCGAGGGGGCCGAGCGGGACGACCGGCTGCGCGACATCCTCAAGCTGGCCGCCGAGCGCAGCCTGCCGCTGCTGCAGGTGACCAGGAACGAGCTGGACAAGATGACCGGCGGGGCGGTGCATCAGGGCGTGGCGCTGCAGCTGCCGGCGTTCGAGTACGCCCATCCGGACGATCTGCTGGCCGCGGCGATCGAGGCCGACACGGACCCGCTGATCGTGGCCCTGGACTCGGTGACCGACCCACGCAACCTGGGTGCGATCATCCGCTCGGCAGCAGCGTTCGGAGCGCACGGCGTACTGATCCCGGAGCGACGCTCCGCCGGGATGACCGCAGCGGCCTGGAAGACCTCTGCCGGCGCGGCGGCCCGGATCCCGGTGGCGCGCGCGACCAATCTGACCCGGACTCTGAAGGCGTACGCCAGCGCGGGGCTGTTCCTGGTCGGACTGGACGGCGAGAGCGATACCGACATCGCCGAGATCGGGGAGGCATCCGGGCCGCTGGTGCTGGTGGTCGGCAGCGAGGGCGCCGGGCTGTCCCGGCTGGTCCGTGAGACCTGCGACACCGTCGCCGCCATCCCGATGAGCGGTGCGGTGGAGTCCCTCAATGCCGGGGTCGCCGCCGGCATCGCCCTGTACGAGATCTCCCGCCGCCGCTGAGCCGGCCGTGCTGCCCACCCCCCATCCCGAAATTCTGGCGATCTGTCCACGCTTCACGGTGACCAGTAACCAGAAATTCGCCAGCCGGGGGCCGAGGGTAAAGTTCACCCGGTGACCGACACGATCGCCAGTGACCTCCCCACCTCCGTGGATTCTGCGGCCTACGCCGCCCAGGCATCGCAGGCCTATCAGGCCGCGTTGTCCGTGATCGAGACCATCGAGCCGCGGATCGCCGTCGCGACCCGGGCCGAGCTGGCCGACCAGCGGGCATCCCTCAAGCTGATCGCCTCGGAGAACTACGCCTCCCCCGCCGTGCTGCTCACCATGGGCACTTGGTTCTCCGACAAGTACGCCGAGGGCACCGTCGGTCATCGCTTCTACGCCGGCTGCCAGAACGTCGACACCGTCGAGGCGCTCGCGGCCGAGCACGCCCGCGAGCTGTTCGGCGCCGAGTATGCGTACGCGCAGCCGCACTCCGGCATCGACGCCAACCTGGTCGCCTTCTGGTCGATTCTGGCTCACCGCGTTGAGCAGCCCGAACTGGCAGAGCTGGGCAAGAAGAACGTCAACGAGCTGACCGAGGAGCAGTGGGAGACGCTGCGACACAAGTTCGGCAATCAGCGGGCGCTGGGTATGTCGCTGGACGCCGGCGGCCACCTCACCCACGGGTTCCGGCCGAACATCTCCGGCAAGATGTTCCACCAGCGCTCGTACGGGACGGATCCGACCAGCCAACTGCTCGACTACGACCAGGTCGCGGCCGCGGCGCGGGAGTTCAAGCCACTGATCCTGATCGCCGGCTATTCCGCCTACCCGCGACGGATCGACTTCGCCAGGATGCGCGAGATCGCCGACGAGGTGGGTGCCACGCTGATGGTCGATATGGCGCACTTCGCCGGGCTGGTCGCCGGCAAGGTGTTCACCGGCAACGAGGATCCGGTGCCGCACGCCCACATCGTCACCACCACCACGCACAAGTCGTTGCGCGGCCCACGTGGTGGCCTGGTGCTGGCCACCGAGGAGTACGCGCCGAGCGTCGACCGTGGCTGCCCGCTCGTGCTCGGCGGCCCGCTCAGTCACGTGATGGCGGCCAAGGCGGTTGCCCTGGCCGAGGCCCGTACGCCGTCGTTCCAGACCTACGCGCAGGCGGTGGCCGAAAACGCCCAGACGTTGGCCGAGGGTCTGAAGAAGCGCGGCGCCAAGCTGGTCACCGACGGCACCGACAACCACCTGGTGCTGATCGACGTGTCCAACTTCGGGCTGACCGGCCGTCAGGCCGAGTCCGCATTGCTGGACTCGGGCATCGTCACCAACCGCAACGCGGTCCCGAACGACCCGAACGGCGCCTGGTACACCTCCGGTGTCCGGATCGGCACTCCCGCCCTGACCTCCCGCGGCTTCGGCGCCGCCGAGTTCGACACGGTCGCCGACCTGATCGTCAATGTGCTCAAGGGCACCAGCCCGGTCACCGCCTCCACCGGCAAGCCGGGCAAGGCGAAGTACATGATCGCCGACGGTCTGCCAGAGGCCACCAAGGCCGCCTCGGCCGAACTGCTGGACGCCAACCCCCTCTACCCGGGCCTGGAGCTCTAGGCCGCCGCTCCTCAGGTGGGGCGGCGGGTCAGTACGGGATTGGGCCGCACCATGGCCGTCGCGAGCGCGGCGGCCAGCAGCGGAACGCCGATGATCACCAGGGACAGTTCGGCGTACGGGATCACGAAGACCGGCGCGAGCACGCCCGGGTCGGCATCGGTGGTCAGGCCGGCCGCGAGCCCCAGTCCCGGTGCAATGCCCAACGCGACCCCGAGCACGGCGCCGAGCAGAGCGATCATGATCGCCTGGGCGGCCGCGGCTCGCCGCCGCAGTCCTCGGGTGGCGCCCAGCGCGGCCAGCGTGGTCGACGCGCCGCGGGCCTCCACCTGGGTCAGCGCGGTCGAGATCAGCGAGCCCACCAGCACCAGCGCGACGGCGATGCTGAACAGGATGACTGTGATCCACGAGCTGGCCGACTGATAGCCACGCTCCACGGTCAACGGCACCGCCACTCGGTCGTTGATCGCGCGCTCAGCGGCTGGACTGATCGGTCCGGCGGGGTCGACGACCTCGAACCGGTACGTGGTCCAGGGCATCGCGAGCTTGTCAGCGCCAGCCGCGCTGATGACTGCCGCGCTCGGGCCAAAACTCCCATTCCTGAAGCTGAGAGCCCGGTATTGCTCAGTGGTGATCAACATCGCGGGCGCCTTGACGGTCCGCAGCAGCATCCCCGACTCCGTCGAGCCTGCCTTGTGGGAGACGTACGCCAGCAGCACGTGACCGTCGCTGATCAGCTCCGGGTCGCTCACCAGCAGGCTCCCCTGGTCGAGTGCAGCGCGCTGCTCGGAGCTCAGCGCGGCAGCGGGATTGATGGTGTTCGCAGCCACGATGCTGACCTGCCAGCCGACCTCGCTGCTGGTGATCTGGCAGTGGTTCGGTTCCTGGCTGTCGTCCAACGGCGCTGCCGCCTGCGCAGGGGTGCAGCCCGCCGGCACCGCACTGACGGCACGCGTAGTTCCGTCTGCCTCGTCGATCCAGCTCCAGCCGGCCGGCTCCGTGATCCAGGTCGGATGTTGAGCCCGGATCTCGCCCAGGGTCGCCTGCACCGCCCCGTCCGAATCCACGATTGCCGCACCCGGCAGCGTGGACGGCAGATAGTCGCGACGCGACTGCTCGTCGTCGCTGAGCGAGCTGATCGAGATCATCGTCAACACGGCCACCACGACGGTGATCGCGGCGACGGCAGGGGTGGTCCGGGATCGGGACCGGCTGGCGTCGCGTACGCCCATCCGGATGGCCACCGGGGTGGCCGAGGACAAGCCACCAAGCCGCTCGATGATCATCGGGATGATGAACAACGCACCGATGATCAGCAGACCGCCACCGGAGCCGATGCCGACCAGGCTGCTGAACGATCCTCCGTAGGCCATCGACAGCACCATCAGCAGCGCGCCCGTGCCCATGATCACGGCTCCGGCGATCGGGAAGCCGCGGCTGGGTCGACCCCGCTCGACCCGACCGGCGAGCGCACCGGCGACATCCAGCCCTGCGATCTTCAGACCGGGGACGAGGGCAGACACCGCGGCCGCGATGAAGGCCACGATCATGATCATCGCGACCGCCCAGCCGTACGTGTCCAGCGGCGGCGTACCGATCGTCGTAGTCCGCGACGGGTCGAAGACAGATCCGATGCCACGCGCGCTTGCCCACCCCGCGATCGTGCCCAGGCCTGCGCCCAGCACC from Microlunatus phosphovorus NM-1 includes:
- a CDS encoding acyl-CoA dehydrogenase family protein, which codes for MKVDRVLPTAEAAELVELVREIAATELAPHAAEAEAASRFPREVFALLGEIGMLGMPYPEELGGFGQPYEVYLQALEEIAAAWMSVGVGVSVHVLSCHALARFGTPEQQRELLAPLLAGDLLGAYALSEAQAGSDITGITTRAKPADDGYALGGAKAWITHGAQADSYTTFARTSDDRTKGISCFVIPATAAGLSFGPPEKKMGLTGSTTAAVYFDAVQVDEARRIGAEGQGMAIALDALDSGRLGIAACATGLAQAALNAAIEYAKEREQFGTAIAEFQGMQFLLADMAAAVDSARAMYLLAARRKDAGRSFTREAAAAKMLASDVAMRVTTDAVQVLGGYGYTKDYPVERYFREAKVTQIFEGTNQIQKLVIARQLLR
- a CDS encoding TetR/AcrR family transcriptional regulator, which codes for MESTFVTTGRLTTRQRQLVGELLELFLAEGFADLTLDDIAARLGCSKRTLYALADSKEQLAVRTVRYFFKQATEQVETAIARTRSPAARVTRYLEAVAAALRPAGTQFLRDVDRQAATREVYEQNTAAAAVRVRELIDEGIRTGAFRQVSAVFVGEVVTATMRRITSGELGQATELDDAQAYAELAKLVVAAISR
- a CDS encoding MarR family winged helix-turn-helix transcriptional regulator, which gives rise to MTGDLHELGELLVSVSTGLVRRLPSDGMELSLAAARVLARIKDNGPCRISDLAIQERSSQPTITNHVKRLEAAGLVERAMDPSDARAWLIELSPLGQQRLTELRRQMGTNVEPMLAKLNARERRALRNGLEVMQRLIALR
- the cysS gene encoding cysteine--tRNA ligase, yielding MSLRLYDTATREVRDFEPLVPGEVSIYHCGLTVQSAPHVGHIRAEVVYDVLRRWLTWQGLKVTSIVNVTDIDDKILLKSAQLGVPWWAHAYHFERELHRAYAAVGCLPPTYEPRATGHIPEMLELIEVLLERGHAYVAEDGSGDIYFDVRSWPAYGSLSRQKVEDMEPAADADPRGKRDPRDFALWKGHKEGEPRTASWPTPWGRGRPGWHLECSAMAWKYLGDEFDIHGGGLDLRFPHHENELAQSTAAGQRFARYWMHNAWVTAAGEKMSKSLGNGALVSEVVQRYPARAVRFYLAQPHYRSAVEFSDTSLDEATAALARIDSFVDRAVELVGRPDGVIPEAFAAAMDDDLGTPGAVAVLYQAVREGNTALAAEDSGVVEARLAEVLGMLGVLGLDAADPIWLSADAADEKQLTAVVDGLVGALLEQRAAARARKDFAAADALRDSLTSLGITVTDTPAGPRWSLG
- the rlmB gene encoding 23S rRNA (guanosine(2251)-2'-O)-methyltransferase RlmB, giving the protein MAGNSQRKGAVRKRGKGNTAGSGGRVRRGLEGKGPTPKAEDRPYHAAHKAKQAAARKPAGGPGNRSGSGSRSSSDRSRTGRPGSGPEWVIGRNAVLEALEAEIPTKSAYVAEGAERDDRLRDILKLAAERSLPLLQVTRNELDKMTGGAVHQGVALQLPAFEYAHPDDLLAAAIEADTDPLIVALDSVTDPRNLGAIIRSAAAFGAHGVLIPERRSAGMTAAAWKTSAGAAARIPVARATNLTRTLKAYASAGLFLVGLDGESDTDIAEIGEASGPLVLVVGSEGAGLSRLVRETCDTVAAIPMSGAVESLNAGVAAGIALYEISRRR
- a CDS encoding glycine hydroxymethyltransferase, whose protein sequence is MTDTIASDLPTSVDSAAYAAQASQAYQAALSVIETIEPRIAVATRAELADQRASLKLIASENYASPAVLLTMGTWFSDKYAEGTVGHRFYAGCQNVDTVEALAAEHARELFGAEYAYAQPHSGIDANLVAFWSILAHRVEQPELAELGKKNVNELTEEQWETLRHKFGNQRALGMSLDAGGHLTHGFRPNISGKMFHQRSYGTDPTSQLLDYDQVAAAAREFKPLILIAGYSAYPRRIDFARMREIADEVGATLMVDMAHFAGLVAGKVFTGNEDPVPHAHIVTTTTHKSLRGPRGGLVLATEEYAPSVDRGCPLVLGGPLSHVMAAKAVALAEARTPSFQTYAQAVAENAQTLAEGLKKRGAKLVTDGTDNHLVLIDVSNFGLTGRQAESALLDSGIVTNRNAVPNDPNGAWYTSGVRIGTPALTSRGFGAAEFDTVADLIVNVLKGTSPVTASTGKPGKAKYMIADGLPEATKAASAELLDANPLYPGLEL
- a CDS encoding FtsX-like permease family protein: MNAVEAEQRSPGRRPWFTSWRSAIRLAWQDARKHKAGSLLIMAMIGLPVMIICAGAAVLATVDVTVREALPATVGNAQALIKTGYGVIEQGVDGYPITESEEPAPLVAGRPPGEPWTADQLAQVTGGQVGVSASAEALARWSTGSERAAVRIIGREVLSGSGLVRLVEGRLPDQPGQVLVTEDGVAAGMPRSGRIEINTGQRDTAAEIVGVVQATGPAFESIALVVGEEWRDPAKDASYLLVRDRPVTWSDVVAWNKLGLSVVSPTVIEKPPAGASVTGVPRSGANIALVVVLMFGLVLETALLAGPAFAVSAARRRRTLALVASNGADHDQIARYVMAQGVFLGAVATVLGAGLGTIAGWASARGIGSVFDPSRTTTIGTPPLDTYGWAVAMIMIVAFIAAAVSALVPGLKIAGLDVAGALAGRVERGRPSRGFPIAGAVIMGTGALLMVLSMAYGGSFSSLVGIGSGGGLLIIGALFIIPMIIERLGGLSSATPVAIRMGVRDASRSRSRTTPAVAAITVVVAVLTMISISSLSDDEQSRRDYLPSTLPGAAIVDSDGAVQATLGEIRAQHPTWITEPAGWSWIDEADGTTRAVSAVPAGCTPAQAAAPLDDSQEPNHCQITSSEVGWQVSIVAANTINPAAALSSEQRAALDQGSLLVSDPELISDGHVLLAYVSHKAGSTESGMLLRTVKAPAMLITTEQYRALSFRNGSFGPSAAVISAAGADKLAMPWTTYRFEVVDPAGPISPAAERAINDRVAVPLTVERGYQSASSWITVILFSIAVALVLVGSLISTALTQVEARGASTTLAALGATRGLRRRAAAAQAIMIALLGAVLGVALGIAPGLGLAAGLTTDADPGVLAPVFVIPYAELSLVIIGVPLLAAALATAMVRPNPVLTRRPT